The DNA region CTCTATCCGGGATTTAACCTTTTCAGGGTCAGTAAAGAGATTGAAAAGGGCCAAAGCGGCATTACCAAAGGCCTCCTCCAGGGTTTGACCGTAGGCCCGAAATTTGGCATCGGCGGTATGGGCTAAGTATTCGTATCCTTTCTTTTTTCGATTCATAACCGTAACTAATGGTCTGTGACGATTGAAATTGTGGGTAAAGTCTTTTTACCCCTCACCTTAATCCTCTCCCCTGAGGGGAGAGGGTAGGGTGAGGGGGATTACCTCTACAAGAAACGAACACATCAAATCAATTGTCACAGAGCACTAACGTATCAGCCTAAAGGCTAAACCATTATCCTATAAACTTAAAGATACTCATAATAATAGTAAGAATTACCGCCCAAAAGGACATCCCCCCAACTATCCATTTAGCCTGGTTGGCCATCTTACCCTCAAGACCGGCTACCATTTTAGCTACTTCCACTATTTGGTGATGCAGACCGTCTATTCGACCATTTATCTGGTTTATTCGATCATTCATCTGCTCATTTATTTTGTTTGCTTGACCAGTTATCTGATCTATTCGACCATTTAGCTGATCATTTATTTTGTTTGCTTGACCAGTTATCTGATCTATTCGACCATTTAGCTGATCATTCATTTTGTTTACTTGACCAGTTATCTGATCTATTCGACCATTTAGCTGATCATTCATTTTGTTTACTTGACCAGTTATCTGATCATTCATTTTGTTTACTTGACCAGTTATCTGGTCATTCATTTCAGTTATTTGATTTTTTATTTCGTCATTCATTCTCGTTATTCGATCATTTGTCTGATCTATTCGCCTGTTTATCTGGTCGGTTAACTGGTCTACTCTATCGTTTAGTTTGGTAAGCCGAGTGTCAAGGATTTCCCATTGAAACCCGAGTTCCTTTTTTGTCACTCCCCTCTTTTCTACTTCTTCTATAGCTATTTCTTGCATAGTGTGGAAAAGGTCTTCCGTAAGCTCTTCTCCAAACTTTTCTCTAATCCTGAACGGAACAGTGGCCATAATTCTCCTCCTTTCTGATAACCAGCGCAACCTCTTTTTTTTACATTATAAACCTTCCAAAGAGATTTTGCAAGGTAAAAATTAGGCCATTCCCAACTGTTTTCTGATTATTCGGAGGATTAGTTCGGCTTCCTTCATAGAAAGAAGGCGGCTTAACAAGCCAAAGGTTCCGATACTAACCGCCATAGCTCCGCCGACCTTGATGAGGAGTCTGCCTTCTAAGGAAGCCGCCGCAAGGTAGCAGATAACTCCCATTATCCCTGAGGCCAGGATAGTTTTTCCCAAAGTAATCAAGATTTCTTTCTCCTTAAGGCAGTCGATCCGTTGTCTGAGGATGCCTAAGAGTAAAAGAACATTTAAAGAAGTAGACAGGACCAGGGCCAGGGCCAGTCCGCCGTGAGCCAGAGGTCGCATAAGGATGATACTCAGGACTACATTGACGGTGGTAGCTACGGCCCCAACTTTGACCGGTGTTTTGGCATCACCCAGGGCGTAGAAGACAGGCGTAATGGACCTGAGCAAGCCGTAGCCCAGGATGCCCAGCGAAAACAGGGAGAGGGCCAGGGCCGTGGCGGTAGTATCGGATGAATCAAAGTTACCCCGTTCATAGAGGAGGCTTGTTATGGGGCGACTAAGGATAATTAATCCCACGGTAGCCGGGATAGAGGTAAAGATAATCATCCTGACCCCCCAGGAGAAGGTATCTTTTACCTTATCTAAGTCATCGCTGGCTACTTGCCTGGAAATAGTGGGGAAGGTGGCGGTGCCAATGGCCACCCCCGTGAGAGAAACCGGAAGTTGAACGACAATGTTGGCATAATCAAGGGCCGAGATGCTTCCGGCCGGCAAGAAAGAGGCCAAATAGCGGCTAATAATGAGATTGATCTGGGTAAGAGCCAGACCAATGGTGGCCGGTCCCATAAGGGCAATGATCTTTCTTAAATCAGGATGTTTGAGGGTGAAGATGGGGTGATAAGAAAACCCGTGTTTGAGCAAAACAGGTAACTGGATGAGAACTTGAATGAAGGCCCCGGCTAAGAAACCGATCCCTACGGCAAAGATAGCATTTTGGCCTAAGAGGGGAGCAAGTCCCCAAAGGGTGAGGATGACCACTATATTTGAAATGGCCGGGCCAAAGGCCGGGATAGTAAAATGATGATAAGAGTTCAGTATGCCCATCCCCAGGGCAGCCAGACTAATGCCTATGATGAAGGGGAACATCAATTGAGTCAGTTGCCCAGTCAGGATGAGGGCATCGGGTTCAAAGCCGGAAAGGACCAGAGGAAGGACGAGAGGGGCCAGGACAATCCCCAGCAGGCTTATTCCGCCGGAAACAATGAGGAGGAAATTGATGACTAAACTGGCCAGTTCCCAGGTTTCTTTCGGCTTTTTATGGGTTAGATATTTAGCAAAGATGGGGATAAAAGCAGCCGAAAGGGCGCCTTCAGCCAACAATTGGCGAAGGAGGTTGGGAATCATAAAGGCAATCACAAAGCAGTCATAGGCCCGGCCTGCCCCAAAAAAGTGGGCGGAAACCATCACCCGAACAAGTCCCAGCACCCTGGAGAGGAAAACACCGCCACTGACAATCCCGGCCGCGCGGGCCATGGATATTTCGAATTTCGCACCCACTTCGTGGGCACCCGGGATTTCTGATGGGGGATGGGGGTCACTCATTGGTTATTTGGTATCCTCTCCACGCTCAGTTCTCAATAAATAATCTTGTTCAGCGGATATTCCACGATCCCTTCTGCCCCGGCGCGCTTAAGTTCCGGAATAAGTCTTCGCACCACCTCTTCCTCGATGATGGTTTCCACCGCTACCCAGTTCTGATCACTCAAAGGTGAAAGAGTTGGCTTTTTTAAGGCCGGTAGAATAGAAATAACCGCGTCAACAGAGTTAGCCGGAACATTCATCTTAAGCCCTACCTTAGAGGAAGCCGCCAGAGCGCCTTTCAAGAGGAGGGCCAGATTTTCTGTCTTCTCCCGCTTAGGCCTATTCTCCCATGATTCCTTGTTAGCGATCAGTTTAGTGGTTGATTCCATTATGGTATCTACAATTCGTAAATTATGGGCCTTGATAGTGCTGCCGGTTTCAGTCAGCTCCACAATGGCATCGGCTAAGGCCGGGGCCTTTACCTCGGTGGCTCCCCAGGAAAATTCAACCTCGGCTTCTACTCCATGCTTAGTCAGATAGTCTTTGGTTACATTAACCAACTCAGTGGCGATACGTTTTCCCTGAAGATCGGAAGGGGTCTTGATTTCAGAGCCTTCAGGCACGGCCAAAACCCATCTGACCGGATTCAGCCTCTGTTTGCCATAAACAAGTTCAGCTACCTCAACCACCTCGGCCCTGTTTTCCGCAATCCAATCCTGACCGGTCAACCCCACATCCAGTAGGCCCTCTTCCACATATCTAGCCATCTCTTGGGCCCTGACCAGCATAACTTCTATCTCTTCATCATCAATAGTAGGAAAATAAGACCGCGAGCTAACCGAGATATTGAACCCAGCCCTGGCAAACATCTTTATTGTTGCCTCTTGAAGGCTGCCTTTGGGTAAACCAAGTTTGAGCTTCATTATATTTTACCTCCACCCCTAAGATCTTAGCCACTAAGGCCCGAAGGCACTATGGTCATCCTTTTGGCCATCTTTCGTAGGCATCTGGTAATGCCTCGTAGCCTACTCAAGTTGAATAAATTACTAAAGTTATCTTTTGTAAACGGTAACTATTCAGCCCCAAAGACACAAAAACACTAAGATTACAGAAGCCAATAGCCAATAGCCAATAGGCAATAGGGAAGAATGCCCTATTGCCTATTTATTCTACTGAGACAAGTTCTTTAAGTGCATCGAGCTTTTCTTGAATCTCGGGGTGAATCTCATCTTGTTTCATCTTGGCCGCAATAAGATAGAAATCTCTATGTGGTGTGGGAAAGTCAATGTTGTTTAAGAGTGGACCAAGAAACTCATCACTAGCTTTAATTCTTGTGAGAGAAACATGGTCACTAAAAAGATCCGTATTCTTTGGAACCTGCTTCCAAAATGCCTCTTCTATTTTGCTGTCAATAAGAGGGGAGTTCACATAGCGTTTGATGGCATCAGGAATCAATAAATAATTTTCAATCTCATAACGACGCCAGCGGACTACTTTTAATCCTTCTCTGATCATTTCTTCGTCTGGCTCATCTCTACTATCTCCATCAAGGATACACATCCCCTTTACTTCAGGAAAAACAGCCCTTAAGGCAAAGAAATGGGTTTTCGCCTCTTTAAGGGACCGACCCCCAAGGTGATGTACAAAAACCCCTTCAAGAAATTTTTTTACTGGGTGTTGTAATATTTTTGCCCATTCGCGCAATATTCGTTCGTCTGATTCACCTTCAAGATAAAGAACTCCACCAGTCTCATTTCCACGCGTGAGATCTATAGTGCGAAGCCGTTTCAAGGCTTCACGGACTTGGTCTCGTT from bacterium includes:
- the murJ gene encoding murein biosynthesis integral membrane protein MurJ, coding for MSDPHPPSEIPGAHEVGAKFEISMARAAGIVSGGVFLSRVLGLVRVMVSAHFFGAGRAYDCFVIAFMIPNLLRQLLAEGALSAAFIPIFAKYLTHKKPKETWELASLVINFLLIVSGGISLLGIVLAPLVLPLVLSGFEPDALILTGQLTQLMFPFIIGISLAALGMGILNSYHHFTIPAFGPAISNIVVILTLWGLAPLLGQNAIFAVGIGFLAGAFIQVLIQLPVLLKHGFSYHPIFTLKHPDLRKIIALMGPATIGLALTQINLIISRYLASFLPAGSISALDYANIVVQLPVSLTGVAIGTATFPTISRQVASDDLDKVKDTFSWGVRMIIFTSIPATVGLIILSRPITSLLYERGNFDSSDTTATALALSLFSLGILGYGLLRSITPVFYALGDAKTPVKVGAVATTVNVVLSIILMRPLAHGGLALALVLSTSLNVLLLLGILRQRIDCLKEKEILITLGKTILASGIMGVICYLAAASLEGRLLIKVGGAMAVSIGTFGLLSRLLSMKEAELILRIIRKQLGMA
- the hisG gene encoding ATP phosphoribosyltransferase, yielding MKLKLGLPKGSLQEATIKMFARAGFNISVSSRSYFPTIDDEEIEVMLVRAQEMARYVEEGLLDVGLTGQDWIAENRAEVVEVAELVYGKQRLNPVRWVLAVPEGSEIKTPSDLQGKRIATELVNVTKDYLTKHGVEAEVEFSWGATEVKAPALADAIVELTETGSTIKAHNLRIVDTIMESTTKLIANKESWENRPKREKTENLALLLKGALAASSKVGLKMNVPANSVDAVISILPALKKPTLSPLSDQNWVAVETIIEEEVVRRLIPELKRAGAEGIVEYPLNKIIY